One stretch of Fictibacillus sp. b24 DNA includes these proteins:
- a CDS encoding DNA-3-methyladenine glycosylase family protein, translating to MKFTLAPKPPFDFQKMMQRLTVTGKTHVLKLNEQFTKYEKIIRIDDVYCYIKVVSSGTVNQPFLECIIKPLNGEVNEREVKNKIQQLFSTEIDLSPLYKHFAVHNELANVLNRFEGLKLLTDTDLFESIVKIIIGQQVNLTFAGTLTERLIEAAGEEVEIEGEVFQVFPTPEAVSKLTYEDLRELQFSQRKAEYIIDLAKLIADGKLHLESLWTMTDEQVIDTLLPIRGIGKWTIECLLIFGMGRTDVLPAADIGLRNAIRKVWQLTEQPTEEEVRKLAENWKPWRTYITYYLWESLNQTPAVVDHT from the coding sequence ATGAAGTTTACATTAGCACCTAAACCGCCATTTGATTTTCAAAAAATGATGCAGCGATTGACGGTTACAGGTAAAACTCATGTCTTAAAGCTTAATGAGCAATTTACAAAATACGAAAAGATCATACGAATTGACGATGTATATTGTTACATAAAAGTTGTTTCGAGCGGTACTGTAAACCAACCCTTTTTAGAATGCATAATAAAACCTTTAAATGGTGAAGTGAATGAACGCGAAGTAAAAAATAAGATTCAGCAGCTTTTCTCAACCGAAATTGACCTTTCGCCTCTATATAAGCATTTCGCTGTGCATAATGAATTAGCAAATGTGCTAAATCGTTTTGAAGGCTTAAAACTTCTAACTGATACAGACTTATTCGAATCGATCGTGAAGATCATTATTGGCCAACAAGTCAATTTGACGTTTGCTGGAACACTGACCGAAAGGCTTATTGAAGCGGCTGGTGAAGAAGTGGAGATAGAAGGAGAGGTTTTTCAAGTCTTTCCAACACCAGAAGCTGTTTCAAAGCTTACTTATGAAGATCTTCGTGAGCTGCAATTCAGCCAGCGAAAAGCCGAATACATCATTGATCTTGCAAAACTCATAGCAGACGGCAAGCTACATTTGGAAAGCTTATGGACGATGACGGATGAACAAGTTATAGACACCTTGCTCCCTATAAGAGGAATCGGCAAGTGGACGATTGAATGTTTGCTTATATTTGGTATGGGACGAACGGACGTGCTTCCGGCAGCTGATATCGGATTAAGAAATGCCATTAGAAAAGTCTGGCAGTTAACGGAGCAGCCTACAGAAGAAGAAGTGAGGAAACTTGCAGAGAATTGGAAACCATGGCGTACGTACATTACCTATTATTTATGGGAGAGCTTAAATCAGACACCTGCTGTTGTCGATCATACATAA
- the ytzI gene encoding YtzI protein produces MSTLTISILITLVIIIFVIIIFAAAITKGYSYKHTVDQLEDNPYVKKEEDKTKADNERS; encoded by the coding sequence ATGAGTACGTTAACCATTTCTATATTAATAACCCTTGTTATCATCATTTTTGTGATTATCATTTTCGCGGCGGCTATTACGAAAGGTTATTCTTATAAACATACTGTAGATCAGTTAGAGGATAATCCATATGTAAAAAAAGAAGAAGATAAAACAAAAGCAGACAATGAACGATCATAA
- a CDS encoding nitroreductase family protein — MNETFKVMEERSSVRLYQKDKEIPNETLHKILEMAGKAPSAWNLQHWRFIVVTSQEQKEKLFPIAYNQKHVLDASAVVIVLGDTEADKVAAEVFEKAPEEARNILLKNINSAYSQGRAIGEREALKNASLGAMQLMLAAKAAGVDSCPMTGFDHAAIVPALGIPERFIPVMMITLGYADGPAKPTDRFDINRLIMHEKYEEKR, encoded by the coding sequence ATGAACGAGACATTTAAAGTCATGGAAGAACGATCTTCTGTCCGACTGTATCAAAAAGATAAAGAGATACCGAATGAGACACTTCATAAGATTTTAGAGATGGCTGGAAAAGCGCCATCTGCCTGGAACCTTCAGCACTGGCGCTTTATTGTTGTAACGTCACAAGAGCAAAAAGAAAAGCTTTTCCCGATAGCGTATAATCAAAAGCACGTACTTGATGCCTCTGCAGTTGTTATTGTTTTAGGAGATACTGAAGCAGACAAAGTGGCCGCCGAAGTGTTTGAAAAAGCTCCTGAAGAAGCACGAAACATCTTATTAAAAAACATTAACTCTGCCTATTCACAAGGGCGTGCAATCGGAGAAAGAGAAGCGCTTAAAAACGCATCTCTTGGAGCGATGCAGCTTATGCTCGCAGCTAAAGCAGCTGGGGTTGACTCTTGTCCAATGACTGGATTTGATCATGCAGCAATCGTGCCAGCACTGGGTATTCCAGAGCGTTTTATTCCAGTCATGATGATTACGCTGGGATATGCGGACGGTCCAGCAAAACCGACTGACCGTTTTGATATCAACCGGCTCATCATGCATGAAAAGTACGAAGAAAAACGATAA
- a CDS encoding FMN-dependent NADH-azoreductase yields MKVLYINSNPKPIDQSFGLRLGRHFLNELSNQDENIEIETINLYEENIPFIDADVLDAWGKLAAGQELSPSQIEKTSRMGEILEQFLSADMYVFNTPMWNLSYPPMLKAYIDNVVMAGKTFKYTENGPAGLLGGKTAVHIQSRGGVYSEGPAQAFEFTNGYLQGVMAFIGITDYHHVYTEGMAAAPDHAEDILADAREKAAELAKELAAAKRNA; encoded by the coding sequence ATGAAAGTACTTTATATTAATTCAAATCCAAAACCTATCGATCAATCATTCGGTCTTCGCTTAGGACGTCACTTTTTAAATGAGCTTTCCAATCAGGACGAAAACATCGAGATCGAGACGATTAACCTTTATGAAGAAAACATTCCCTTTATTGATGCAGATGTTCTTGATGCATGGGGGAAATTAGCTGCTGGCCAAGAGCTTTCACCATCACAAATCGAAAAAACAAGCCGTATGGGTGAGATTTTAGAGCAGTTCTTATCTGCAGATATGTACGTATTTAACACACCAATGTGGAACTTGAGCTACCCTCCAATGCTAAAGGCATACATCGATAACGTTGTAATGGCAGGGAAGACGTTCAAGTATACAGAAAATGGACCAGCTGGATTATTAGGCGGAAAAACAGCTGTGCACATTCAATCTCGCGGCGGTGTATACTCAGAAGGTCCTGCACAAGCTTTTGAATTTACGAATGGATACCTTCAAGGCGTAATGGCGTTTATCGGTATTACAGATTATCACCATGTATACACAGAAGGAATGGCTGCAGCTCCAGACCATGCAGAAGATATCTTAGCTGATGCAAGAGAAAAAGCTGCAGAACTGGCAAAGGAATTAGCAGCAGCTAAGCGCAATGCGTAA
- a CDS encoding DJ-1/PfpI family protein: protein MKKKVLVYLYPQFREVEVMTTLSIIGKKYEVLPFSLLPGTVTSECGLLMQPTIKVKNISPMDYEMLIIPGGKQAFTQGNPRLLHLLQVFNRENIKIAAIGNGAVILGRAGILNGRSFTVSLRDDEFAKANTWLNGTYQSKQIVEDKNLLTAKSHAYIDFGLTIGDRLKCFDGLEEYNFYKGTSSF from the coding sequence TTGAAGAAGAAAGTACTTGTTTATTTGTATCCTCAATTTAGAGAAGTTGAAGTAATGACGACTTTATCTATAATCGGTAAAAAATATGAAGTGCTGCCTTTCTCGCTGTTGCCAGGAACTGTTACGAGTGAATGTGGTTTGCTGATGCAGCCCACGATTAAAGTGAAAAATATAAGTCCAATGGATTATGAAATGCTGATCATCCCTGGAGGGAAACAAGCATTTACTCAAGGAAATCCAAGGCTGCTGCATTTGTTGCAAGTGTTTAACAGAGAAAATATTAAAATCGCAGCAATTGGTAACGGAGCTGTTATTTTAGGACGAGCAGGAATATTAAACGGGAGGTCCTTCACCGTTTCATTGCGCGATGATGAATTTGCTAAAGCCAATACCTGGTTAAATGGGACTTACCAGTCGAAACAAATCGTGGAAGACAAAAATCTGTTAACAGCCAAAAGTCACGCTTATATTGATTTTGGATTAACAATCGGGGACCGTTTGAAGTGTTTTGACGGCCTTGAAGAATACAACTTTTATAAAGGTACAAGTTCTTTTTAA
- a CDS encoding phosphatase PAP2 family protein, with protein sequence MRIVKENILALCLLLSIPLLNIIYQVLNHGERGARQLITAVDHQIPFVEIFIVPYVLWYAFIFLMFVYFCIYDRAIYYRTLLSFCVGMLACYVIYFFFQTTVPRPELASEGMLTKIVQYVYGADQPFNCFPSIHVLSSYLMVLGIRHSKMWTIKKDIIVSSIAYSIILSTLFVKQHVVLDVVAGILLGSILFKLFYYLEAETVSTFFKRMFKTKLQSSEKS encoded by the coding sequence TTGCGAATCGTAAAAGAAAATATTCTAGCATTATGTCTCCTCCTCTCTATCCCTTTGCTGAATATCATCTATCAGGTGTTGAATCATGGGGAGCGTGGAGCGAGACAACTTATTACAGCAGTAGATCATCAAATCCCATTTGTTGAAATTTTTATTGTTCCTTATGTGCTTTGGTACGCTTTTATCTTTTTAATGTTTGTCTACTTTTGTATTTATGACAGAGCCATTTACTACAGAACCCTATTGAGTTTTTGTGTAGGAATGCTGGCATGTTATGTCATTTACTTCTTTTTTCAAACCACTGTACCGCGGCCGGAATTAGCATCAGAAGGAATGCTGACAAAAATTGTTCAATACGTTTACGGTGCCGATCAACCCTTTAACTGCTTTCCAAGTATTCACGTGTTGAGCAGTTACCTAATGGTATTAGGCATCCGTCATAGTAAAATGTGGACCATAAAAAAAGATATTATCGTGTCGTCCATTGCTTACAGCATCATTTTATCAACCCTTTTTGTAAAACAGCATGTAGTACTGGACGTAGTAGCCGGAATTTTATTAGGAAGTATTCTCTTCAAGTTATTTTATTATCTCGAAGCCGAAACTGTATCCACCTTCTTTAAACGAATGTTCAAAACCAAGCTTCAAAGCTCAGAAAAAAGCTAA
- the wrbA gene encoding NAD(P)H:quinone oxidoreductase: MANILVVYYSSYGHIYEMALAAAEGVKQVDGTEVKVVKVPEFEVTKKYMSQQDAYVKAQEAQADIPEVTLDDLKWADGIVWGIPTRYGMMPAQIKQLLDSAGGLWANGDLEGKATAVITSSNTIHGGQESTAITSFVPLMHFGMIYVGLPYGENPEQMTSEGIGGSPYAASTVAGADGSQQPQDAEKTMASRLGERVAKVAKALKGNL; the protein is encoded by the coding sequence ATGGCTAATATTTTGGTTGTTTATTATAGTTCTTATGGCCACATTTATGAAATGGCACTCGCAGCAGCTGAAGGCGTTAAGCAAGTAGATGGCACTGAGGTAAAGGTTGTTAAAGTTCCAGAATTTGAAGTTACGAAAAAATATATGTCACAGCAAGATGCTTACGTTAAAGCCCAGGAAGCTCAAGCTGATATACCTGAAGTAACACTAGATGATTTAAAATGGGCAGACGGCATCGTTTGGGGCATTCCAACTCGATACGGTATGATGCCTGCTCAGATTAAACAATTACTTGATTCGGCAGGCGGCCTTTGGGCAAATGGTGATCTAGAAGGCAAAGCCACTGCAGTGATAACAAGTTCTAACACGATTCACGGCGGTCAAGAATCTACAGCTATCACTTCATTCGTACCACTTATGCACTTCGGAATGATTTATGTTGGCTTGCCATACGGCGAGAATCCTGAACAGATGACATCAGAAGGAATTGGCGGTTCTCCATATGCGGCTTCAACGGTTGCGGGAGCAGACGGAAGCCAACAGCCTCAAGATGCCGAAAAAACCATGGCGTCTCGCCTCGGAGAACGAGTGGCGAAAGTAGCAAAAGCACTTAAAGGTAACCTTTAA
- the copZ gene encoding copper chaperone CopZ, with amino-acid sequence MEKKTLKVDGMTCGHCKAAVTNALTELDGVKNVVVHLETGNVDVEVDSSKVTDADMREAIEDQGYDVKA; translated from the coding sequence ATGGAAAAGAAAACATTGAAAGTAGACGGTATGACGTGCGGACATTGTAAAGCTGCGGTAACGAACGCACTTACTGAATTGGATGGAGTGAAAAATGTGGTCGTTCACTTAGAAACAGGAAACGTGGATGTGGAAGTGGATAGCTCAAAAGTAACGGATGCAGATATGCGTGAAGCGATTGAAGATCAAGGGTATGACGTGAAAGCGTAA